The Malus domestica chromosome 13, GDT2T_hap1 genome includes a window with the following:
- the LOC103416923 gene encoding uncharacterized protein At4g14100-like encodes MQQLKLPLQLCLTTCIILQLLTCSNSNPTPSPWPLQFHALLFMNLTTTHLQLSDLWYDWPRGRNVNIFQKQLGEVLYDIEWNNGTSFYYSVGDNGSCEVMEFEVGIPRPDFLDGAEYLGTEVTDGFLCNVWEKVDFIWYYEDVYTKRPVRWDFYDGISSQVMTFEVGAVLPDTVTQAPAYCFNQDKDA; translated from the exons ATGCAGCAGCTCAAACTACCACTGCAACTATGCTTAACAACCTGCATAATACTACAGCTCCTGACTTGCTCAAACTCGAACCCAACACCGTCGCCATGGCCACTGCAATTCCATGCACTTCTATTCATGAACTTGACCACAACACACCTCCAGCTCAGCGACCTCTGGTACGACTGGCCGAGAGGTAGGAACGTCAACATATTTCAGAAGCAGCTGGGTGAGGTTTTGTACGACATAGAGTGGAACAACGGCACATCATTTTACTACTCCGTCGGTGACAACGGAAGTTGTGAGGTTATGGAGTTTGAAGTCGGCATTCCAAGGCCCGATTTTCTTGACGGAGCTGAGTATCTTGGGACGGAAGTCACTGATGGGTTTCTATGCAATGTGTGGGAGAAGGTAGATTTTATTTGGTACTATGAGGATGTTTACACTAAGAGGCCAGTTCGTTGGGATTTTTATGATG GAATATCTTCTCAGGTAATGACATTTGAGGTTGGTGCAGTGTTACCAGATACAGTCACTCAAGCACCTGCATACTGCTTCAACCAAGACAAAGATGCATAG